The proteins below come from a single Streptomyces sp. MRC013 genomic window:
- a CDS encoding glycosyltransferase family 4 protein, translating to MTQLRTVQVLGGGGAGSGAHVRSLAAGLVARGVRVTVCAPAELDRAHDFPGAGAYFVPVPPRGDPLSVGALRAVCSGADVVHAHGLNAAVRSALALAAQRVPLVVTWHSRPHGEGVRGQLLRLMERRAVRAAAVVLATSPELVDRARRRGARDARLGPVALPPPRDSADPPGEKERAELGAVSRPLVVTAGPLEPYRGHGTLLDASRRWLGHDPVPLVAVAGEGSRRAALQRRVDAEGLPVRLLGRRDDVTALLAAADVAVLAGRWAARAPLAREALRLGVPLVATAVGGVPELVGDAAELVPYGDSVRLASAVAGLLTDPARHAALAAAGPRQAAAWPTEEQTIAQVLSVYDELCAPGGGPGPRRGA from the coding sequence GTGACACAGCTGCGTACGGTCCAAGTGCTGGGCGGTGGCGGCGCGGGCAGCGGCGCCCACGTCAGGTCACTGGCCGCCGGGCTCGTGGCGAGGGGCGTGCGGGTGACCGTGTGCGCCCCGGCCGAACTGGACCGCGCCCACGACTTCCCGGGCGCCGGGGCGTACTTCGTCCCCGTGCCGCCCCGCGGCGACCCGTTGTCCGTGGGCGCGCTGCGGGCCGTGTGCTCGGGGGCCGACGTCGTCCACGCGCACGGGCTGAACGCCGCGGTCCGGTCCGCGCTGGCCCTCGCCGCGCAGCGGGTGCCGCTCGTCGTCACCTGGCACTCCCGGCCGCACGGCGAGGGGGTGCGCGGGCAGTTGCTGCGGCTGATGGAGCGTCGGGCCGTGCGCGCGGCGGCGGTGGTCCTCGCCACGTCGCCGGAGCTGGTCGACCGGGCGCGTCGGCGGGGCGCCCGCGACGCCCGTCTCGGCCCCGTCGCCCTGCCGCCGCCGCGCGACTCCGCCGACCCGCCCGGGGAGAAGGAGCGGGCCGAACTCGGAGCGGTCAGCAGGCCGTTGGTGGTGACGGCCGGCCCCTTGGAACCGTACCGGGGGCACGGCACGCTGCTGGACGCGTCCCGGCGGTGGCTCGGCCACGACCCGGTGCCGCTGGTCGCCGTCGCCGGCGAGGGCTCGCGGCGAGCCGCGCTCCAGCGGCGCGTCGACGCCGAGGGGCTGCCGGTGCGGCTGCTCGGGCGGCGCGACGACGTGACCGCGCTGCTGGCCGCGGCGGACGTGGCGGTGCTGGCCGGCCGCTGGGCGGCGCGGGCGCCGCTCGCCCGGGAGGCGCTGCGGCTGGGCGTGCCCCTGGTCGCCACGGCGGTGGGCGGGGTGCCGGAACTGGTGGGCGACGCGGCGGAACTCGTCCCGTACGGGGACTCCGTACGGCTCGCCTCGGCCGTGGCCGGCCTCCTGACGGACCCGGCCCGGCACGCGGCGCTCGCGGCGGCCGGACCGCGGCAGGCGGCCGCGTGGCCGACGGAGGAGCAGACCATCGCCCAGGTGCTGAGCGTGTACGACGAGCTGTGCGCGCCCGGCGGCGGCCCCGGGCCCCGGCGGGGCGCCTAG
- a CDS encoding glycoside hydrolase family 15 protein, which yields MAGRIEDYALIGDMQTAALVCRDGTADWLCLPRFDSHAVFAGILGTEEHGFWRIGPVHDEEAEPPAADRRRYRGDSLILESEWDTPRGTVRVTDFMPPRDGAPQLVRIVEGVSGRVKMRSTLRMRFSYGRIVPWVHKVDNRTVAVAGPDSVWFDTPCETYGEDLTTYADFTVAAGERVAFTISWQPSHHAQPPLPDPEGALETTTDFWREWVDHCTYRGPYRESVVRSLITLKALTYAPTGGIVAAPTTSLPEDIGGVRNWDYRYTWLRDAAITLSSLLRTGYREEARAWREWLLRAVAGDPENLQIMYGIAGERELGEAELDWLPGYEGSAPVRVGNGAAAQLQLDVYGEVTEALHLAHMTGLARNDYASLLQLKLINYLEKHWTEPDEGIWEVRGPRRHFVHSKVMAWVAVDRTIRLIESGDADGPLERWRELRDEIHRDVCEKGYDPERNTFTQSYGSRELDAALLLIPQVGFLPPDDKRVIGTIEAIQRELSTEDGFILRYPTQGFDEGVDGLPGDEGAFLACSFWMADDLAMIGRVDEARKLFEKLLGLRNDLGLLAEEWDPRLQRQVGNFPQAFSHVPLIDTALRLTASGAYGG from the coding sequence GTGGCCGGGCGCATCGAGGACTACGCACTCATCGGAGACATGCAGACCGCCGCCCTGGTCTGCCGGGACGGCACGGCGGACTGGCTGTGCCTGCCGCGCTTCGACTCGCACGCGGTCTTCGCAGGAATCCTCGGGACCGAGGAGCACGGATTCTGGCGGATCGGACCGGTGCACGACGAGGAGGCCGAGCCTCCGGCGGCCGACCGGCGCCGCTACCGGGGGGACTCGCTGATCCTCGAGTCCGAGTGGGACACGCCGCGCGGCACGGTGCGCGTCACCGACTTCATGCCGCCCCGCGACGGCGCGCCGCAGCTGGTGCGGATCGTCGAGGGCGTCAGCGGCCGGGTGAAGATGCGCTCCACGCTGCGGATGCGGTTCAGCTACGGCCGGATCGTGCCGTGGGTCCACAAGGTCGACAACCGCACGGTCGCCGTCGCCGGGCCCGACTCGGTGTGGTTCGACACGCCGTGCGAGACCTACGGCGAGGACCTCACCACGTACGCGGACTTCACCGTCGCCGCCGGCGAGCGGGTCGCCTTCACCATCAGCTGGCAGCCCTCGCACCACGCGCAGCCCCCGCTCCCCGACCCCGAGGGGGCCCTGGAGACGACGACCGACTTCTGGCGCGAGTGGGTCGACCACTGCACCTACCGCGGCCCCTACCGCGAGTCGGTGGTCCGCTCCCTGATCACGCTGAAGGCCCTGACGTACGCGCCGACGGGCGGCATCGTCGCCGCACCGACGACCTCCCTGCCGGAGGACATCGGCGGCGTGCGCAACTGGGACTACCGCTACACCTGGCTGCGGGACGCGGCGATCACCCTCTCCTCGCTGCTGCGCACCGGCTACCGCGAGGAGGCCCGCGCCTGGCGCGAGTGGCTGTTGCGCGCGGTCGCCGGCGACCCGGAGAACCTGCAGATCATGTACGGCATCGCGGGCGAGCGCGAGCTGGGCGAGGCGGAGCTGGACTGGCTGCCCGGCTACGAGGGCTCCGCCCCCGTCCGCGTCGGCAACGGCGCCGCCGCACAGCTCCAGCTCGACGTGTACGGCGAGGTCACCGAGGCCCTCCACCTGGCCCACATGACCGGCCTGGCCCGCAACGACTACGCCTCGCTCCTGCAGCTGAAGCTGATCAACTACCTGGAGAAGCACTGGACCGAGCCCGACGAGGGCATCTGGGAGGTGCGCGGCCCGCGCCGCCACTTCGTCCACTCCAAGGTCATGGCGTGGGTCGCCGTCGACCGCACCATCAGGCTGATCGAGTCCGGTGACGCCGACGGCCCGCTGGAGCGGTGGCGCGAGCTGCGCGACGAGATCCACCGCGACGTGTGCGAGAAGGGCTACGACCCGGAGCGCAACACCTTCACGCAGTCCTACGGCTCGCGGGAGCTGGACGCCGCCCTGCTGCTCATCCCGCAGGTGGGTTTCCTGCCACCGGACGACAAACGGGTCATCGGCACGATCGAGGCGATCCAGCGGGAGCTGTCCACCGAGGACGGCTTCATCCTGCGCTACCCGACGCAGGGCTTCGACGAGGGCGTGGACGGCCTGCCCGGCGACGAGGGCGCCTTCCTGGCGTGCTCGTTCTGGATGGCCGACGACCTGGCGATGATCGGCCGGGTCGACGAGGCGCGCAAGCTGTTCGAGAAGCTGCTCGGCCTGCGCAACGACCTGGGGCTGCTCGCGGAGGAGTGGGACCCGCGCCTCCAGCGGCAGGTCGGGAACTTCCCGCAGGCGTTCAGCCACGTGCCGCTGATCGACACGGCGCTGCGCCTGACCGCGAGCGGCGCCTACGGCGGCTGA
- a CDS encoding CTP synthase, whose translation MPPAAFRNSTATTTKHIFVTGGVASSLGKGLTASSLGALLKARGLRVTMQKLDPYLNVDPGTMNPFQHGEVFVTNDGAETDLDIGHYERFLDVDLDGSANVTTGQVYSTVIAKERRGEYLGDTVQVIPHITNEIKHRIRRMAADDVDVVITEVGGTVGDIESLPFLETVRQVRHEVGRDNVFVVHISLLPYIGPSGELKTKPTQHSVAALRNIGIQPDAIVLRADRDVPTAIKRKISLMCDVDEAAVVAAIDAKSIYDIPKVLHTEGLDAYVVRKLDLPFRDVDWTTWDDLLDRVHNPEHEVTVALVGKYIDLPDAYLSVTEAMRAGGFANKARVKVKWVTSDDCRTQAGAAQQLGDVDAVVIPGGFGERGVDGKVGAIRYARENRVPLLGLCLGLQCIVIEAARNLAGIPDANSTEFDAATSHPVISTMEEQLAYVEGAGDLGGTMRLGLYPAKLAEGSTVREVYGDQPYVEERHRHRYEVNNAYRAELEKKAGILFSGTSPDNRLVEYVEYPREVHPYLVATQAHPELRSRPTRPHPLFAGLVKAAVERRRAAGSGA comes from the coding sequence ATGCCGCCCGCTGCTTTCCGAAACAGCACAGCCACGACGACCAAGCACATCTTCGTCACCGGGGGTGTCGCCAGCTCCCTCGGCAAGGGCCTGACCGCCTCCAGTCTGGGCGCGCTCCTCAAGGCGCGGGGCCTGCGGGTCACCATGCAGAAGCTCGACCCGTACCTGAACGTCGACCCCGGCACGATGAACCCCTTCCAGCACGGCGAGGTGTTCGTCACCAACGACGGCGCCGAGACCGACCTGGACATCGGCCACTACGAGCGCTTCCTCGACGTCGATCTCGACGGCTCCGCCAACGTCACCACCGGCCAGGTGTACTCCACCGTCATCGCCAAGGAGCGGCGCGGCGAGTACCTGGGCGACACGGTGCAGGTCATCCCGCACATCACCAACGAGATCAAGCACCGCATCCGCCGCATGGCCGCCGACGACGTCGACGTCGTCATCACCGAGGTCGGCGGCACGGTCGGCGACATCGAGTCGCTGCCGTTCCTGGAGACCGTCCGCCAGGTCCGCCACGAGGTCGGCCGGGACAACGTCTTCGTCGTGCACATCTCCCTGCTCCCGTACATCGGCCCGTCCGGTGAGCTGAAGACCAAGCCCACCCAGCACAGCGTCGCCGCGCTGCGCAACATCGGCATCCAGCCCGACGCGATCGTCCTGCGCGCCGACCGGGACGTCCCCACCGCGATCAAGCGCAAGATCTCCCTGATGTGCGACGTCGACGAGGCGGCCGTCGTCGCCGCCATCGACGCCAAGTCGATCTACGACATCCCGAAGGTGCTGCACACCGAGGGCCTCGACGCGTACGTCGTGCGCAAGCTGGACCTGCCGTTCCGCGACGTCGACTGGACCACGTGGGACGACCTGCTGGACCGCGTCCACAACCCGGAGCACGAGGTCACGGTCGCCCTCGTCGGCAAGTACATCGACCTGCCCGACGCCTACCTGTCGGTCACCGAGGCCATGCGCGCCGGCGGCTTCGCCAACAAGGCCCGGGTCAAGGTCAAGTGGGTCACCTCCGACGACTGCAGGACCCAGGCGGGGGCGGCCCAGCAGCTCGGCGACGTCGACGCGGTCGTCATCCCCGGCGGCTTCGGCGAGCGCGGCGTCGACGGCAAGGTCGGCGCCATCCGGTACGCCCGCGAGAACAGGGTCCCGCTGCTGGGCCTCTGCCTCGGCCTGCAGTGCATCGTCATCGAGGCCGCGCGGAACCTCGCCGGCATCCCCGACGCCAACTCCACCGAGTTCGACGCCGCCACCTCCCACCCCGTCATCTCGACGATGGAGGAGCAGCTGGCGTACGTCGAGGGCGCCGGCGACCTGGGCGGCACCATGCGCCTCGGCCTGTACCCGGCGAAGCTCGCGGAGGGCTCGACCGTCCGCGAGGTCTACGGCGACCAGCCGTACGTCGAGGAGCGGCACCGCCACCGCTACGAGGTGAACAACGCGTACCGCGCGGAGCTGGAGAAGAAGGCCGGCATCCTCTTCTCCGGCACCTCCCCGGACAACAGGCTCGTCGAGTACGTCGAGTACCCGCGCGAGGTCCACCCGTACCTGGTCGCCACCCAGGCCCATCCCGAGCTGCGGTCCCGGCCGACCCGGCCGCACCCGCTCTTCGCCGGCCTGGTGAAGGCCGCGGTGGAGCGGCGGCGGGCCGCCGGGTCCGGCGCGTGA
- a CDS encoding NUDIX hydrolase has protein sequence MTIKDAPAEWRVTATETPFRGGKTSVRTDEVVMPDGSVVRRDYQVHPGSVAVLALDDDDRVLVLRQYRHPVRQRLWEIPAGLLDVPGENPLRAAQRELYEEAHVEAEEWRVLADLYTSPGGSDEALRIFLARGLSEAEGERFEAAEEEADMEVARVPLTDLVRGVLAGDLHNDCLVVGVLAVLAARAGDGLDALRPGEAPWPARPFTA, from the coding sequence ATGACCATCAAGGACGCGCCGGCCGAGTGGCGGGTCACCGCGACCGAGACCCCGTTCCGGGGCGGCAAGACCAGTGTCCGCACGGACGAGGTGGTCATGCCCGACGGGTCGGTCGTGCGCCGCGACTACCAGGTGCACCCCGGGTCGGTCGCCGTGCTCGCGCTCGACGACGACGACCGCGTCCTCGTCCTGCGCCAGTACCGGCACCCCGTGCGCCAGAGGCTGTGGGAGATCCCGGCGGGCCTGCTCGACGTGCCCGGCGAGAACCCGCTGCGCGCGGCCCAGCGGGAGCTGTACGAGGAGGCCCACGTCGAGGCGGAGGAGTGGCGCGTCCTGGCCGACCTCTACACGAGCCCGGGCGGCTCCGACGAGGCCCTGCGGATCTTCCTGGCGCGCGGTCTGTCGGAGGCGGAGGGGGAGCGCTTCGAGGCCGCCGAGGAGGAGGCCGACATGGAGGTCGCCCGGGTGCCGCTGACCGACCTGGTGCGGGGCGTCCTGGCCGGGGACCTGCACAACGACTGCCTGGTGGTCGGGGTCCTGGCGGTCCTCGCCGCGCGGGCGGGCGACGGCCTGGACGCGCTGCGCCCGGGGGAGGCGCCCTGGCCGGCGAGGCCCTTCACGGCGTGA
- a CDS encoding tetratricopeptide repeat protein, producing MREIKALRVDISRAGLDTLAGRKAPRARVLLIAGRPGSGRTALAEELVRDLERGYRDGVLRARLTEPGGEAVPVGRVARALLDDLGVAAPAGAGEDDLGELLRTALRDRRALLLLDDAADAGQVDALLPDNPECLVVAIAHGPLTGIPDVRPCTVGGLDAKAAVDLLGTYAGSVRITVDPQAAETLAELCAGQPAALVLAGGWLAAHPAASVADLAKRLRAVPDDEGRPAALRPLARAFRLAYEALPAPGARALRLLALAPLGAVDPQTLSALAGCSMSTAASLLDGFVALGFVREAPRGRYEVPGCLMPFLRERLAAEDRPAETQLARARMLERTVRLLQSCRAVTEPEGAPARRRLAGLPRALRFPGRGAAAEWLDLRQPALLASARLAVADGELDTLARRLIAALVRALAAHRGTEAAAPELYGLHQLVLGVAERRGLHRERAAALLNLADLDAGTGRTRDALARYRAALDAARLADDPYATGRAMESVGGAYQELGDWQRAADWYGRALAQRLARDERADQARLYGRLGAVHAYAGRYGEALRNWRAAAARYRRLGDVPGRARALSEAARVQEYAGRPEDSLRTCEEAVEWARRAGDARLHAALRLRLADTLDRLGDPTAARLHRVAAERLLGPGGSAAQPGTADRGFLGHPAPSAWEIRSSSRKS from the coding sequence GTGCGGGAGATCAAGGCGCTGCGGGTCGACATCTCGCGGGCCGGACTCGACACCCTCGCCGGGCGGAAGGCGCCCCGCGCCCGCGTACTGCTCATCGCCGGGCGGCCCGGGTCCGGGCGGACCGCGCTCGCCGAGGAGCTGGTCCGGGACCTGGAGCGCGGCTACCGCGACGGGGTGCTGCGGGCGCGCCTCACCGAGCCGGGCGGCGAGGCCGTACCGGTCGGGCGCGTGGCCCGCGCCCTCCTCGACGACCTCGGCGTCGCCGCGCCGGCCGGGGCCGGCGAGGACGACCTCGGCGAGCTGCTGCGGACCGCCCTCCGCGACCGCCGCGCCCTGCTGCTCCTCGACGACGCCGCCGACGCCGGGCAGGTGGACGCCCTGCTCCCGGACAACCCCGAGTGCCTGGTCGTGGCCATCGCGCACGGCCCCCTCACCGGCATCCCCGACGTACGGCCCTGCACGGTCGGCGGCCTTGACGCCAAGGCCGCCGTCGACCTCCTCGGCACCTACGCCGGCTCCGTCCGCATCACCGTCGACCCGCAGGCCGCCGAGACGCTCGCCGAACTGTGCGCCGGCCAGCCCGCCGCCCTCGTCCTCGCCGGCGGATGGCTCGCCGCCCACCCCGCCGCCTCCGTCGCCGACTTGGCCAAGCGCCTGCGCGCGGTGCCGGACGACGAGGGCCGCCCCGCCGCCCTCCGGCCGCTCGCCCGCGCGTTCCGCCTCGCGTACGAGGCGCTGCCCGCGCCCGGCGCGCGCGCCCTGCGCCTGCTCGCCCTCGCCCCGCTGGGCGCCGTGGACCCGCAGACCCTGTCCGCGCTGGCCGGCTGCTCGATGTCGACCGCCGCCTCGCTGCTCGACGGGTTCGTCGCGCTCGGGTTCGTGCGGGAGGCCCCGCGCGGCCGGTACGAGGTGCCCGGATGCCTGATGCCGTTCCTGAGGGAGCGGCTCGCCGCCGAGGACCGGCCCGCCGAGACGCAGCTGGCGCGGGCGCGCATGCTGGAGCGGACCGTGCGGCTCCTGCAGTCCTGCAGGGCGGTCACCGAGCCGGAGGGCGCCCCCGCGCGCCGCCGCCTCGCCGGGCTGCCGCGCGCCCTGCGCTTCCCCGGCCGGGGGGCCGCCGCCGAGTGGCTGGACCTGCGGCAGCCCGCCCTGCTGGCCTCCGCGCGCCTCGCGGTCGCGGACGGGGAGCTGGACACGCTCGCCCGGCGCCTGATCGCCGCGCTCGTACGGGCCCTCGCCGCACACCGCGGCACCGAGGCGGCCGCGCCCGAGCTGTACGGCCTCCACCAGCTGGTCCTCGGCGTCGCCGAGCGCCGGGGCCTGCACCGGGAACGCGCCGCCGCCCTGCTGAACCTCGCCGACCTGGACGCCGGCACCGGCCGCACCCGCGACGCCCTGGCCCGCTACCGGGCCGCCCTGGACGCCGCCCGGCTGGCGGACGACCCGTACGCGACCGGCCGCGCGATGGAGTCCGTCGGCGGTGCCTACCAGGAGCTGGGCGACTGGCAGCGGGCCGCCGACTGGTACGGCCGGGCCCTCGCACAGCGGCTCGCGCGGGACGAACGGGCCGACCAGGCGCGGCTCTACGGCAGGCTCGGCGCCGTCCACGCGTACGCCGGCCGCTACGGCGAGGCGCTGCGCAACTGGCGTGCCGCGGCGGCCCGCTACCGGCGCCTCGGGGACGTGCCGGGCCGTGCGCGGGCGCTGAGCGAGGCGGCCCGGGTGCAGGAGTACGCGGGCCGTCCGGAGGACTCGCTGCGCACCTGCGAGGAGGCCGTGGAGTGGGCGCGCCGCGCCGGTGACGCACGGCTCCACGCCGCGCTGCGGCTCCGCCTCGCCGACACCCTCGACCGGCTCGGGGACCCCACCGCGGCGCGGCTGCACCGGGTGGCCGCCGAGCGGCTCCTCGGCCCCGGCGGGTCGGCCGCCCAGCCGGGTACCGCAGATCGGGGTTTCCTGGGGCATCCCGCCCCTTCCGCCTGGGAAATCCGCAGTAGTTCTCGGAAGAGTTAA
- the ald gene encoding alanine dehydrogenase, whose amino-acid sequence MKVGIPREVKNNEFRVAITPAGVHELVRHGHEVLVERDAGVGSSITNDEYVAAGARILPTADEVWAAADLLLKVKEPVAEEYHRLRKDQTLFTYLHLAASRECTDALLASGTTAIAYETVETANRALPLLAPMSEVAGRLAPQVGAYHLMRAAGGRGVLPGGVPGVVPARAVVIGGGVSGWNAAQIAVGMGFDVTLLDRDINKLREADRIFGTKVKAVMSNSFELEKAVLEADLVIGAVLIPGAKAPKLVTNELVSRMKPGSVLVDIAIDQGGCFEDSHPTTHAEPTFRVHDSIFYCVANMPGAVPNTSTYALTNATLPYIVSLADNGWAEALRRDPALAKGLNTHDGKVVYREVAEAHGLHHVELASLVG is encoded by the coding sequence ATGAAGGTCGGCATCCCCCGCGAGGTCAAGAACAACGAGTTCCGCGTCGCCATCACCCCGGCCGGTGTGCACGAGCTCGTCCGCCACGGCCACGAGGTCCTGGTCGAGCGGGACGCCGGTGTCGGCTCCTCGATCACAAACGACGAGTACGTGGCCGCCGGTGCGCGGATACTCCCCACCGCCGACGAGGTCTGGGCCGCCGCCGACCTGCTGCTGAAGGTCAAGGAGCCCGTCGCCGAGGAGTACCACCGCCTCCGCAAGGACCAGACCCTCTTCACCTACCTGCACCTCGCCGCTTCCCGCGAGTGCACGGACGCGCTGCTGGCCTCGGGCACCACCGCCATCGCCTACGAGACCGTCGAGACCGCGAACCGGGCGCTGCCGCTGCTCGCCCCCATGTCCGAGGTCGCGGGCCGGCTCGCCCCGCAGGTCGGCGCCTACCACCTGATGCGCGCGGCCGGCGGCCGCGGCGTCCTGCCGGGCGGCGTGCCGGGCGTGGTCCCGGCCAGGGCCGTGGTCATCGGCGGCGGCGTCTCCGGCTGGAACGCCGCGCAGATCGCCGTCGGCATGGGCTTCGACGTCACCCTGCTCGACCGCGACATCAACAAGCTCCGCGAGGCCGACCGGATCTTCGGCACGAAGGTCAAGGCCGTCATGTCCAACTCCTTCGAGCTGGAGAAGGCCGTCCTGGAGGCCGACCTCGTGATCGGCGCCGTCCTCATCCCGGGCGCCAAGGCCCCGAAGCTGGTGACCAACGAGCTGGTCTCCCGCATGAAGCCGGGGAGCGTCCTCGTCGACATCGCGATCGACCAGGGCGGCTGCTTCGAGGACTCCCACCCCACCACGCACGCCGAGCCGACCTTCCGGGTCCACGACTCGATCTTCTACTGCGTGGCCAACATGCCCGGCGCGGTCCCGAACACCTCGACCTACGCCCTGACCAACGCCACGCTGCCCTACATCGTGTCGCTCGCCGACAACGGCTGGGCCGAGGCGCTGCGCCGCGACCCGGCACTGGCCAAGGGCCTCAACACCCACGACGGGAAGGTCGTGTACAGGGAGGTCGCCGAGGCGCACGGCCTCCACCACGTGGAACTCGCCTCCCTCGTCGGCTGA